The Meles meles chromosome 6, mMelMel3.1 paternal haplotype, whole genome shotgun sequence genome has a window encoding:
- the BCL2A1 gene encoding bcl-2-related protein A1: MTDCEFGYTLSLAQDYVRHVLQIPQPGPAASRVSRVLRDVASSVQGEVEKNLKPCLDSFDVGSIDTARTIFKQVMEKEFEDGIVNWGRIVTVFAFEGILSKKLLRERISPDVDASRVSYFVAEFITTNMREWIRQNGGWEDGFVKKFEPKSGWLTFLEVTGKICEMFSLLKQYY; encoded by the exons ATGACAGACTGTGAGTTCGGGTACACGCTGTCGCTGGCCCAGGACTACGTGAGGCACGTCCTGCAGATCCCGCAGCCCGGCCCGGCTGCCAGCAGAGTGTCCCGGGTCCTGCGGGACGTGGCCTCCTCTGTGCAGGGGGAGGTGGAAAAGAACTTGAAACCATGCTTGGACAGCTTTGACGTGGGGTCCATCGACACCGCCAGAACCATCTTCAAGCAGGTCATGGAGAAGGAATTTGAAGACGGCATCGTTAACTGGGGAAGGATTGTGACTGTGTTTGCCTTTGAAGGCATTCTCTCCAAGAAGCTCCTCCGGGAGCGAATTTCCCCGGACGTGGATGCTTCTAGGGTTTCTTACTTTGTGGCAGAGTTCATCACGACAAACATGAGGGAGTGGATAAGACAGAACGGAGGCTGG GAGGACGGCTTTGTAAAGAAGTTCGAGCCCAAGTCCGGCTGGCTGACCTTTCTGGAAGTTACAGGAAAGATCTGTGAAATGTTCTCTCTCCTGAAGCAATACTACTGA